One genomic segment of Paenibacillus sp. FSL H8-0332 includes these proteins:
- a CDS encoding pyruvate, water dikinase regulatory protein, translating into MEPSTHFITICSDSIGDTADAVVQAVIHQFQNQRVTIRRYGNVRHEDELRKVMEEAAQHQGFVAYTLVQPELREVIREEAVRLDLRVVDIMGPMMQAFIDTFDDAPQARPGLLHQLDEDYFRRMEAIEFTVACDDGRDLGAMLKADIVLLGMSRTSKTPLSIFLAHRGKKVVNYPVVPEVGPPQQLLSLPAGRIIGLTMKSEYMLKIRSERLKMLGLPTGSQYASLDRITEEMEYAAALFAKLGCPVIDITDKAIEETAGIIMGYI; encoded by the coding sequence ATGGAGCCATCCACCCATTTCATTACGATATGCTCGGATTCTATTGGAGATACGGCGGATGCGGTTGTGCAGGCCGTGATACACCAATTTCAGAATCAGCGTGTCACCATCAGAAGATACGGTAATGTCAGACATGAAGATGAACTGCGCAAGGTAATGGAAGAGGCCGCTCAGCATCAGGGCTTCGTAGCTTATACTCTCGTTCAGCCTGAACTGCGGGAGGTGATCCGTGAAGAGGCCGTCCGCCTCGATCTGAGAGTGGTTGACATCATGGGGCCGATGATGCAGGCCTTCATTGATACCTTCGACGATGCGCCCCAGGCTCGTCCAGGACTGCTGCACCAGCTGGACGAGGATTACTTCCGGCGGATGGAGGCTATTGAATTCACCGTCGCCTGCGATGACGGGCGCGACCTCGGTGCGATGCTGAAGGCGGATATCGTCCTGCTCGGCATGTCCCGCACCTCGAAGACGCCGCTTAGTATCTTTCTGGCCCACCGGGGCAAAAAGGTTGTGAATTATCCGGTTGTGCCGGAGGTCGGCCCGCCGCAGCAGCTCCTTAGCCTGCCTGCAGGACGGATCATCGGACTAACCATGAAATCGGAATATATGCTGAAGATCCGTTCCGAGCGGCTGAAGATGCTGGGTCTGCCCACAGGCTCACAGTATGCCAGCCTTGATCGTATTACAGAGGAAATGGAATATGCGGCAGCCCTATTCGCCAAGCTGGGTTGTCCCGTCATTGATATTACGGATAAGGCCATTGAAGAAACAGCCGGCATTATTATGGGTTATATCTAA